The following proteins come from a genomic window of Maylandia zebra isolate NMK-2024a linkage group LG22, Mzebra_GT3a, whole genome shotgun sequence:
- the LOC101475874 gene encoding tropomyosin alpha-1 chain, which translates to MEAIKKKMLMLKLDKENALDQAEQAETDRKAAEDRSKQHEDELIQMQKKLKATEDELDKYSEALKDAQEKLEVADKKAADAEAEVASLNRRIQLVEEELDRAQERLATALQKLEEAEKAADESERGMKVIENRALKDEEKMELQEIQLKEAKHIAEEADRKYEEVARKLVIVEGELERTEERAELAEAKCAELEDELKNVTNNLKSLEARAEKYSQKEDKYEEEIKILTDKLKEAETRAEFAERSVAKLEKTIDDLEDELYAQKLKYKAISEELDHALNDMTSI; encoded by the exons ATGGAGGCCATCAAGAAGAAAATGCTTATGCTGAAGTTGGACAAGGAAAATGCGCTGGATCAGGCGGAACAGGCTGAAACGGAcagaaaagcagctgaagatagAAGCAAGCAG CATGAAGACGAGCTTATACAAATGCAAAAGAAGCTGAAAGCAACAGAAGATGAGCTTGATAAATACTCCGAGGCCTTAAAGGATGCTCAGGAGAAGCTTGAAGTTGCTGATAAGAAAGCTGCTGAT GCAGAGGCAGAAGTGGCTTCCCTCAACAGACGTATCCAGCTCGTAGAGGAGGAGCTGGACCGCGCTCAGGAGAGGCTGGCAACAGCTCTGCAGAAACTGGAAGAAGCTGAGAAGGCTGCAGATGAGAGCGAGAG AGGCATGAAGGTGATTGAGAACAGAGCTCTGAAAGATGAAGAGAAGATGGAGCTCCAGGAGATTCAGCTGAAGGAAGCTAAACACATCGCTGAGGAGGCTGACCGCAAATACGAGGAG GTTGCTCGTAAACTGGTGATTGTAGAAGGAGAGTTAGAGCGTACAGAGGAGAGGGCAGAGCTGGCTGAGGC TAAATGTGctgagctggaggatgaactgaAGAATGTCACCAATAACCTAAAGTCCCTGGAGGCCAGGGCTGAGAAG TACTCGCAAAAGGAGGACAAGTATGAGGAAGAAATTAAGATCCTAACTGACAAACTGAAAGAG GCCGAGACGCGAGCTGAGTTTGCTGAGAGATCTGTGGCCAAGCTGGAGAAGACAATTGATGATCTGGAAG ATGAACTTTATGCACAAAAGCTCAAGTACAAAGCCATCAGTGAGGAACTGGACCATGCCCTTAATGACATGACCTCTAT CTAA